Proteins encoded in a region of the Zea mays cultivar B73 chromosome 4, Zm-B73-REFERENCE-NAM-5.0, whole genome shotgun sequence genome:
- the LOC103654873 gene encoding uncharacterized protein LOC103654873: protein MAASSADELVAAAAGIICSMRGADLAAGWAPPRRKQQEPAREGALIWPAVARGKRSRRRSPSAGFSSSGKARWGGRASPASTLDYSGGSGSGSGSGSAASTSGGEDGGFCSLPHRPVRPAAKVGATDRPQLIFPTPPLPRLAGQRPRKKLRLPEMQQLVRSLAVDNERLREVTVTHRSSSQEMRDLQGACEALSKENDELETRLGQSSRQSEVASKEQRGKGLLDPRQPARDSFALPDLNLPPQDSADVSTVSLIAPDRLQLC from the exons ATGGCGGCATCATCGGCGGACGAGCTGGTGGCAGCAGCCGCCGGCATCATCTGCTCGATGCGCGGGGCCGACCTCGCCGCCGGCTGGGCGCCGCCGCGGCGCAAGcagcaggagccggcgcgggaggGAGCGCTGATCTGGCCGGCGGTGGCGCGGGGGAAGCGGTCGCGCCGCCGCTCGCCGTCCGCGGGCTTCTCCTCCTCGGGCAAGGCGCGGTGGGGGGGCAGGGCCAGCCCGGCGTCGACCCTCGACTACAGCGgcggctccggctccggctccgggTCCGGCTCCGCCGCGTCTACCAGCGGCGGCGAGGACGGTGGCTTCTGCTCCCTGCCCCACCGACCCGTACGACCAGCGGCCAAG GTGGGAGCCACCGACCGGCCGCAGCTCATCTTCCCGACCCCGCCGCTTCCACGCCTCGCCGGCCAGCGACCGCGGAAGAAACTG AGGCTGCCGGAGATGCAGCAGCTGGTGCGGTCACTCGCCGTGGACAACGAGAGGCTCCGCGAGGTCACAGTCACACACCGCTCCTCATCTCAG gAGATGCGGGATCTACAGGGAGCTTGCGAGGCGCTGTCCAAGGAAAACGACGAGCTTGAG ACAAGGTTAGGCCAATCGAGCCGTCAGAGCGAGGTCGCTTCGAAGGAGCAGAGAGGAAAGGGTCTGCTTGATCCGCGGCAGCCCGCACGGGACAGCTTCGCGCTACCTGATCTCAACCTCCCACCACAGGACTCTGCCGATGTCTCAACAGTTTCATTGATCGCTCCAGATCGTTTGCAGCTTTGTTAA